In Gimesia benthica, a single window of DNA contains:
- a CDS encoding PAS domain-containing hybrid sensor histidine kinase/response regulator: MGEFFTKLFDTSDYPPRWDCGNWSDGEGWLHILSDIGTWSAYTAIPIVLLYFAAKRKDFPFTKLFGLFAAFILLCGTVHLVEAIIFWYPIYRISGLLKLATAIVSWIAVIILIRYAPRILHLPSMMATNKQLVDEIEQRKQVERDLRWLQARYEAFLSGTSSIIWTTDAQGNFIVPQTSWQRFTGQPWTEHKDNGWLNAVLPEDRSEITALWSSSTKDRSSRQIQGHIWHAESQSYRPVITEAVPVIDQSGQVREWVGTVSDIHEQRRAEESLSAAEARASQRLKELELIYETAPVGMSLIDQQYRCLRINERHAQMNGISRHQQLGRQVEELMPGLADQIQPLYQTVFESGKAVENYEVYAQTPGDDERHCWLMNFHPLVDETEEVWAVSCIIQDITERKQLEETLRKSEQAALQANLAKSEFLANMSHEIRTPMAAIAGYADMLLERLQEPDDRQCVIVMKRNGEYLLELINDILDLSRIEAGKLEVELEPVSLPVLIGEIQSLMHVRAQEKELDLTVKFVGKVPETIQTDSIRLRQVLINLLGNAIKFTDEGEVRLGVRLISDSEPPEIEFAVQDTGIGIPEEQQKKLFKPFSQGDTSVTRAYGGSGLGLAISKRLVSMLKGSIWVTSEVGEGSVFHVRLPLDSLEGVPLIEPDLTTLSAEETTAQSDVLPVLNCRVLVVDDRREIRHICQHFLEKAGATVQLAQDGQAGVDTILAARESDAAYDVILMDMQMPRLGGLEATTVLRAQGVETPIIALTADAMKGDREQCLQAGCNDYLSKPIDHAQLVEIVWKYSRGDQREAE, from the coding sequence ATGGGTGAGTTTTTCACCAAACTATTTGACACATCAGATTATCCCCCCCGCTGGGATTGCGGAAACTGGAGTGACGGTGAAGGCTGGCTGCATATCCTTTCGGACATCGGCACCTGGTCGGCTTATACCGCGATTCCGATTGTGCTGCTGTACTTTGCCGCCAAGCGAAAAGATTTTCCGTTCACGAAACTGTTTGGTCTGTTCGCAGCATTCATTCTGCTGTGCGGCACCGTGCACCTGGTGGAAGCAATTATCTTCTGGTATCCGATTTATCGGATCTCGGGACTGCTCAAGCTGGCGACCGCCATCGTTTCCTGGATCGCAGTGATCATATTAATCCGCTATGCACCGCGGATCCTGCATCTACCATCCATGATGGCGACCAACAAACAGCTGGTCGATGAGATTGAACAACGCAAGCAGGTGGAACGCGATCTCCGCTGGCTGCAGGCCCGGTATGAAGCTTTTTTAAGCGGCACCAGTAGTATTATCTGGACGACGGATGCGCAGGGGAATTTTATCGTGCCCCAGACCTCCTGGCAGCGATTCACGGGGCAACCCTGGACTGAGCACAAAGACAACGGCTGGTTGAATGCCGTGCTGCCGGAAGACCGTTCTGAAATCACGGCGCTCTGGAGTTCGTCAACGAAAGACCGGTCCAGCCGCCAGATCCAGGGGCACATCTGGCATGCGGAGAGCCAGAGCTATCGCCCGGTGATTACCGAAGCGGTTCCCGTGATCGATCAGTCTGGTCAGGTCCGGGAATGGGTGGGCACGGTGAGTGACATTCATGAACAGCGACGGGCGGAAGAGAGCCTGAGTGCCGCCGAGGCGCGGGCCAGCCAGCGACTGAAGGAGCTGGAACTGATCTACGAAACCGCCCCGGTTGGAATGAGTTTAATCGATCAGCAGTATCGCTGTCTGCGCATCAACGAGCGGCACGCACAGATGAACGGGATCTCCCGTCATCAGCAACTGGGCCGGCAGGTGGAAGAACTGATGCCCGGCCTTGCCGATCAGATTCAGCCCCTGTATCAGACCGTGTTTGAAAGTGGCAAGGCGGTTGAAAACTATGAAGTTTACGCCCAGACTCCCGGCGATGACGAGCGTCACTGCTGGCTGATGAATTTTCATCCCCTCGTGGATGAAACGGAAGAAGTCTGGGCCGTCAGCTGTATCATCCAGGACATCACGGAACGTAAGCAGCTGGAAGAGACGTTGCGCAAAAGTGAGCAGGCGGCCCTGCAGGCGAATCTGGCGAAAAGTGAATTCCTGGCCAACATGAGCCATGAAATCCGGACGCCGATGGCTGCGATCGCGGGCTACGCCGACATGCTGCTGGAACGTCTGCAGGAGCCTGACGACCGGCAGTGTGTGATCGTCATGAAGCGGAACGGCGAATACCTGCTCGAACTGATTAACGATATTCTCGACCTGTCGCGGATCGAAGCCGGGAAACTGGAGGTCGAACTCGAACCGGTATCTCTGCCGGTGCTGATCGGCGAGATCCAGTCGCTGATGCATGTGCGGGCACAAGAGAAAGAGCTGGATCTGACCGTCAAGTTCGTGGGCAAGGTGCCCGAGACGATCCAGACGGATTCGATACGACTCAGGCAAGTGCTGATCAACCTGCTGGGCAATGCCATCAAATTCACCGACGAGGGAGAAGTCCGACTGGGCGTGCGGCTCATTTCTGATTCCGAGCCGCCCGAGATTGAATTTGCGGTGCAGGACACGGGCATCGGCATCCCTGAAGAGCAGCAGAAAAAACTTTTCAAGCCGTTCTCGCAGGGGGACACTTCGGTGACCCGCGCTTATGGCGGCAGTGGGTTGGGGCTGGCGATCAGCAAACGACTGGTAAGCATGCTGAAAGGCTCGATCTGGGTGACCAGCGAGGTCGGAGAGGGTTCGGTGTTCCACGTGCGGCTGCCTCTGGATTCACTGGAAGGAGTGCCGCTGATCGAACCGGACCTGACAACGCTGTCAGCAGAAGAGACCACTGCGCAGTCAGACGTGCTGCCCGTGCTCAACTGCCGGGTGCTGGTGGTGGACGACCGCCGCGAGATCCGCCACATCTGTCAGCACTTCCTGGAAAAAGCGGGTGCGACGGTTCAGCTGGCGCAAGACGGCCAGGCCGGCGTCGATACCATTCTGGCGGCCCGGGAGAGCGACGCGGCGTATGATGTCATCCTGATGGATATGCAGATGCCTCGTCTGGGTGGGCTGGAGGCCACCACAGTTTTACGTGCCCAGGGGGTCGAGACGCCGATCATCGCGTTGACCGCGGATGCGATGAAAGGGGACCGGGAACAGTGTCTGCAGGCCGGGTGCAACGACTACCTCTCCAAGCCGATCGATCATGCTCAGCTGGTGGAGATCGTGTGGAAGTATTCCCGCGGGGATCAGCGAGAGGCTGAGTAG
- a CDS encoding DUF1501 domain-containing protein, with translation MLSIPGSSQRQCNGSRRQFLKIGGLALGGLSLPQILAAQDQAGTPAGKLGHKAIIMIFLSGGPSHQDMYDLKMDAPSEIRGEFRPIDTNVPGIQICEHMPRLAAMMDKFAIIRSLHGCPDQHASDLCMSGWPIGGGERQSGHPSLGAVLSKVQGPVDKAVPPFVGLSIKSRHEPYGNPGFPGFLGKAHAPLQPTGEGMDNMRLQSITLDRLRDRQALLAGFDAFRHSADQAYDGLDAYSQRAFDVLTSSKLVEAMDLEKEEPALRDRYGRGDDSPAFGEDAGPHWMDQFLMARRLVEAGVRCVTLSFGSWDRHHSNFARLPLQLAKLDQGITALVEDIHNRGLQDDVSVIAWGEFGRTPRINENAGRDHWPQASCALLAGGGMRTGQVIGSTNRLGEVPLDRPLHYQNVFATLYRQLGIDPATTTIPDHAGRPQYTLDLREPIAELI, from the coding sequence ATGCTCTCGATCCCCGGCTCATCACAGCGACAGTGTAACGGCTCGCGCCGGCAGTTCCTCAAGATCGGCGGACTGGCACTGGGTGGACTCTCGCTTCCGCAGATTCTCGCGGCACAAGACCAGGCCGGCACTCCCGCCGGCAAGCTGGGGCACAAAGCCATCATCATGATCTTCCTCTCCGGCGGTCCCTCCCACCAGGACATGTACGATCTGAAGATGGACGCCCCCTCGGAAATTCGCGGTGAATTCCGCCCCATCGACACCAATGTCCCCGGCATCCAGATCTGCGAACACATGCCCCGCCTGGCCGCGATGATGGACAAGTTCGCCATCATTCGCTCCCTGCACGGCTGCCCCGATCAGCATGCCTCCGATCTCTGCATGAGCGGCTGGCCCATCGGCGGCGGAGAGCGGCAGTCGGGACACCCCTCACTCGGCGCGGTCCTTTCTAAAGTCCAGGGGCCGGTCGACAAAGCAGTGCCCCCCTTCGTCGGACTGAGCATCAAGAGCCGCCACGAACCGTACGGCAATCCCGGCTTTCCCGGTTTCCTGGGCAAAGCGCATGCCCCGCTGCAGCCGACCGGCGAAGGCATGGACAACATGCGTCTGCAGAGTATCACCCTCGATCGCCTCCGGGACCGTCAGGCCTTACTCGCCGGCTTCGATGCCTTCCGCCATTCTGCAGATCAGGCCTACGACGGTCTCGACGCCTATTCCCAGCGGGCCTTCGATGTGCTTACCTCCAGCAAACTGGTCGAAGCCATGGACCTTGAGAAAGAAGAACCCGCGCTCCGCGACCGTTACGGACGGGGCGACGATTCACCCGCGTTCGGCGAAGACGCCGGCCCGCACTGGATGGATCAGTTCCTGATGGCCCGCCGCCTGGTCGAAGCAGGCGTCCGTTGTGTCACGCTCTCCTTCGGCAGCTGGGACCGCCACCATTCGAACTTTGCCCGTCTGCCACTGCAACTCGCGAAACTCGATCAGGGCATTACCGCCCTCGTGGAAGACATCCACAACCGCGGCCTGCAGGATGACGTCAGCGTCATCGCCTGGGGCGAATTCGGACGCACGCCCCGCATCAACGAAAACGCCGGCCGCGACCACTGGCCGCAGGCCTCCTGTGCGCTCCTCGCCGGGGGCGGCATGCGAACGGGCCAGGTCATCGGCTCCACCAACCGCCTGGGCGAAGTTCCCCTCGATCGACCGCTGCACTACCAGAACGTCTTCGCCACCCTGTACCGCCAGCTGGGAATCGACCCCGCCACCACGACGATCCCCGACCACGCCGGCCGACCACAATACACGCTCGATCTCCGCGAACCCATCGCCGAACTGATCTGA
- the mutL gene encoding DNA mismatch repair endonuclease MutL, which yields MERTAAVQSLSRIHQLDTSVINKIAAGEVIERPASAVKELLDNSIDALATRIEVDIMNGGADLIRVVDNGEGIHPDDLLLAVSSHATSKISNADDLFSVQTMGFRGEALASISEVSRFRIRTRTADQTQGLEFEVNTGTPGKPQPCGCPLGTSIEVRQLFANTPVRRKFLKTTKTEFGHISEQFTRAALAHPRLYMVLRHNNKVIFDLPPSDNLIDRLRLFYGKKLSDHLIWVESQLEDVRIWGYVSHPSENKSTRKGQYLFLNGRWIQDRTLQHALTEAYRGLLMVGRQPISFLYLDMPPSMVDVNVHPTKSEVRFRDSQSLYRQLLSTLRSQFLGMDLQSQMSLSKKGDLPEPSQPAVPTPEQKQTQLELTTWAREQLKQVADDLPGQKISGEARMISPPSDLAAPFTAADAIPLSHFQQKREQEPAGAGESVSPQPAEPAAPFIPDIDRPADQFAEAATADLRPIQVLNCYIVVEVKGALTIIDQHALHERIMYEYFRKRVLAQTVEAQKLLVPLTIEMSAKETALILDHAEMLASFGLGIEEFGGNTLLVTSYPVMLKKANLEQLVRDIADNLDNAKQPSRRDLLDELITMMSCKAAIKAGQRLTQDEIYSLLEQRHLIDDAHHCPHGRPSALVLSHAELDRQFGRMG from the coding sequence ATGGAACGGACCGCCGCCGTGCAATCGCTCTCCCGCATTCACCAACTCGATACCAGCGTGATTAATAAAATCGCCGCCGGCGAGGTGATCGAGCGGCCGGCCAGTGCGGTGAAAGAACTGCTCGATAACAGCATCGATGCTCTCGCGACCCGTATCGAAGTCGACATCATGAATGGCGGCGCCGATCTGATTCGCGTCGTCGATAACGGCGAAGGCATCCACCCCGACGACCTGCTGCTCGCCGTCTCCAGTCACGCCACCAGTAAAATTTCCAACGCGGACGACCTCTTCAGTGTCCAGACCATGGGGTTCCGGGGCGAGGCCCTCGCGTCCATTTCCGAAGTCAGCCGCTTCCGCATCCGTACCCGCACCGCCGACCAGACACAGGGACTCGAGTTCGAAGTCAACACAGGCACTCCCGGAAAACCGCAGCCCTGCGGCTGTCCTTTGGGCACCTCGATCGAAGTTCGACAGCTGTTCGCCAACACGCCGGTTCGCCGCAAGTTCCTCAAAACGACCAAGACCGAATTCGGACACATCAGCGAACAGTTCACCCGGGCCGCTCTCGCGCATCCCCGGCTCTACATGGTTCTCAGACACAATAACAAAGTCATCTTCGATCTCCCGCCGTCCGATAACCTCATCGATCGGCTCCGCCTGTTCTACGGCAAGAAACTGTCCGACCACCTGATCTGGGTCGAATCGCAATTGGAAGACGTCCGCATCTGGGGCTATGTCTCGCATCCCAGCGAAAACAAATCGACCCGCAAAGGACAGTACCTCTTCCTCAACGGACGCTGGATTCAGGATCGCACCCTGCAGCACGCGTTGACCGAAGCCTATCGCGGACTGCTCATGGTCGGCCGCCAGCCGATCTCGTTCCTCTACCTCGACATGCCCCCGTCCATGGTCGACGTCAACGTGCATCCCACGAAATCGGAAGTCCGCTTCCGCGACAGCCAGTCGCTGTACCGACAGCTGCTCTCCACGCTCCGCAGCCAGTTCCTCGGCATGGATCTCCAGTCGCAGATGTCGCTCTCGAAAAAGGGTGACCTCCCCGAGCCGTCGCAACCCGCGGTTCCGACACCCGAACAGAAACAGACCCAGCTCGAACTGACGACCTGGGCCAGGGAACAGCTCAAACAGGTCGCCGACGATCTCCCCGGTCAGAAAATCAGCGGCGAAGCCCGCATGATTTCGCCCCCCTCCGATCTGGCGGCTCCCTTTACCGCCGCCGACGCGATTCCGCTCTCGCACTTCCAGCAAAAGCGCGAACAGGAACCGGCTGGAGCAGGGGAGAGCGTATCCCCCCAACCAGCAGAACCTGCGGCGCCCTTCATTCCCGACATCGATCGCCCCGCAGATCAGTTCGCGGAAGCCGCTACCGCCGATCTCAGACCGATCCAGGTCCTCAACTGCTACATCGTCGTCGAAGTCAAAGGCGCGCTGACCATCATCGATCAACACGCCCTGCACGAACGGATCATGTACGAGTACTTCCGCAAACGCGTGCTCGCCCAGACCGTCGAAGCCCAGAAACTGCTCGTCCCGCTGACCATCGAAATGAGTGCCAAGGAGACGGCCCTCATCCTCGACCACGCCGAGATGCTCGCCAGCTTTGGACTCGGTATCGAAGAGTTTGGCGGCAACACACTGCTGGTCACCAGCTATCCCGTGATGTTGAAAAAGGCGAACCTCGAACAGCTCGTCCGTGACATCGCCGACAACCTGGACAACGCCAAACAACCCTCCCGCCGCGATCTGCTGGATGAACTGATCACGATGATGTCCTGTAAAGCTGCCATCAAAGCGGGACAGCGCCTGACTCAGGATGAAATCTACAGCCTGCTCGAACAGAGGCACCTCATCGACGATGCCCACCACTGTCCCCACGGTCGGCCTTCCGCACTGGTGCTCAGCCACGCCGAGCTCGACCGTCAGTTCGGACGCATGGGTTAA
- a CDS encoding UbiX family flavin prenyltransferase: MSNNVVVAVTGASGAIYAVRLVEVLMAAGRTVHLTISAAAAHVLRHELGLKIDLENFDPKQLLPDPDNQPSDSVLSKMKPTSSESFALSSVLGEAEFKQGDLIYHHYQDFSAGIASGSFLTEGMVICPCSMGTLGTIAAGSGSNLIHRAADVHLKERRKLIIVARETPLGLIPLENMVRLTQAGATILPAAPGFYHNPVTIHDLVDFISGRICDHLEIRHEIHQRWGK; the protein is encoded by the coding sequence ATGTCCAACAATGTTGTAGTCGCAGTCACCGGCGCCAGTGGTGCCATCTATGCCGTCCGCCTGGTCGAAGTTCTGATGGCCGCCGGCCGCACCGTGCATCTCACCATCAGTGCCGCCGCCGCACATGTCTTGCGCCACGAACTCGGTCTGAAAATCGACCTGGAAAACTTCGATCCCAAACAGTTGCTCCCCGATCCCGATAATCAGCCCAGCGACAGCGTGCTCAGCAAAATGAAACCCACGAGCAGCGAAAGCTTCGCGCTCAGCTCCGTACTGGGCGAGGCCGAATTCAAACAGGGAGACCTGATCTACCACCACTACCAGGATTTCTCCGCAGGCATCGCCAGTGGATCGTTCCTGACCGAAGGCATGGTGATCTGCCCCTGTTCCATGGGCACCCTCGGCACCATCGCCGCCGGTTCCGGCAGTAACCTGATTCATCGAGCCGCCGACGTGCACCTCAAGGAACGTCGCAAACTGATAATCGTCGCCCGCGAAACACCGCTCGGGTTGATCCCGCTGGAAAACATGGTCCGCCTCACCCAGGCAGGCGCCACCATCCTGCCCGCAGCACCCGGCTTTTATCACAACCCGGTCACCATTCACGACCTGGTCGATTTCATCTCGGGCCGCATCTGCGATCATCTCGAAATCAGGCATGAGATTCACCAGCGCTGGGGAAAATAA
- the ubiE gene encoding bifunctional demethylmenaquinone methyltransferase/2-methoxy-6-polyprenyl-1,4-benzoquinol methylase UbiE has translation MNVDKTGSRVQQMFGEIAPRYDFMNHFLSGGVDYYWRWRTVRKVAPAGEAPILDVCTGTGDLALSYLKKTRGKNRVVGADFTHEMLQLALTKNDSDALTFLEADTQELPFSDNQFQIVSVAFGLRNVSDTRRGLKEMIRVCQPGGQVAVLEFSIPTNPLFRACYQFYFKHILPRMGQLLARNQQSAYNYLPESVSEFPYGKALADIMDECGLEGTRWYPLTFGIATLYTGVKPAAPAS, from the coding sequence ATGAATGTAGATAAAACCGGTTCCCGCGTACAACAGATGTTTGGTGAGATCGCGCCCCGTTATGATTTTATGAATCATTTCCTCTCGGGCGGCGTCGATTATTACTGGCGCTGGAGGACCGTACGGAAAGTCGCCCCTGCCGGCGAAGCACCTATTCTCGATGTCTGTACCGGCACAGGCGACCTGGCCCTCTCGTATCTCAAGAAGACCCGCGGCAAAAACCGCGTTGTGGGGGCTGACTTCACACATGAAATGCTCCAGCTCGCGCTCACCAAAAACGACAGCGATGCACTGACTTTCCTCGAAGCCGATACGCAGGAACTCCCCTTCAGCGATAATCAGTTTCAGATCGTCTCGGTCGCTTTCGGACTCCGGAACGTCTCTGATACCCGTCGCGGGCTCAAAGAGATGATTCGTGTCTGCCAGCCCGGCGGACAGGTCGCGGTGCTCGAATTTTCGATTCCCACCAATCCGCTGTTCCGCGCCTGCTACCAGTTTTATTTCAAACATATTCTGCCCCGCATGGGACAGCTGCTGGCCCGCAACCAGCAGTCCGCCTATAACTATCTGCCCGAATCGGTCTCGGAGTTCCCCTACGGTAAAGCACTCGCCGACATCATGGATGAGTGCGGTCTGGAAGGAACCCGCTGGTATCCGCTCACGTTTGGGATCGCCACCCTCTATACCGGCGTGAAACCCGCTGCCCCCGCTTCTTAA